The sequence TCTTTCCAACGAAACGGAAACAAACCAAAGTACGCCTTAATTGAGCGATTTGGTGCTTTAAACGCATCGCGCAAAGCTTGACCAAACTTAGTCATTTCCAACGCGCTCGGACTGAAGTAAACTGCAAACAGCGAGATGCGTTGCCATCCTTTGCGACGGTTTGTGGCATTATCTGCAATTATTTCAGAGGCATTATCCCTAGCATGAAATAGTAAGGGGTAAGAATCTAGTTGGGTAATGGCTGGTGGGTCTTCTGAAACAGATATCACAGAGTCAGTTACCAGTAGTGTGTGAGAATTTTTGTGGAACATGGCAACTTCTACAAAAGAACCGCGCCCCAGGTTAATATCGAGTACTGCATAATCAAATTCCGAAGCAAACGGTGCTTGGTTGCTATCGACAGGGAGTAAGTGTGTGCGATTTTTTGGAAAACCAAGCCAACTAAGCGGCAGGTTGAATGGAAAACTCCACTGAGAAGGGGCAACGAAAACTTGTGCCTGGGTAAAATATCTGGCGAAGGGGCCAACAAAAACTTTGTGTTCTAAACCAGAACTGGTAGGCAAAATGATGTATTTAACATCACCGTGAACAGCTACCAACTCCTTAACAAGCCTGATACATTCTGGCGTAGGAGCAACGGGAGCATAAACTAAAAGGCCACCTGAAAAGAGTTTAACTACAGTCATGCGAATCGGGACAATAGTGTAGAGAATGCCCTGAATTTGATCGAATGTCCAAATAGTGTTTTTAACTATTTCCCTACAAATTGTCCGCCGTCTGCCGTAGGGGTAGAGTGGTACAACAGGCCAAAACCGCCATGACCAATCTTTAGGGTGATCTTGCGGCTGTAAACTAGGTTGGTTTTGTTGTATGTCCATAATTCTTTACGTCTAAAATAAATAATTTTATTTTTAAAATTGAGCAGTTATTTGATAATTTTTCCCAATCTGTTAGCCATAATTAATATGATTGATTATCAGTGAGATGAAAGTTTTTTAAGATCACGCCCTTGAGTTGACTACTATTTTTTTAATTAAACAAATTAATAGTGAAAAAAGCAAAATTGGACTATTACAATTTACGTGAAATTTAAAAATTTTTTAATTAAAAGTTTTTAAATACAAATAATTGTAAATTTAATTACGTAATTATGATTAATTTGTTCTACAAATATTTTAGCAAAATGCTGTGTTTTTATAAAAATAGATAAAATTTAGATGTGTAGCAGATGAGTATTTGATTAATAAATACTGAGAAAAATAACTAATTTTGTAGAGCGTTGGTGCTAAATAAAAACTCCATCTACAGACAGAAAAATTGCTGAATAATTGCGTTCACTGGTTAGAGGAAAATATCCTATTTAGTGCCTAGAATGATGGCTATTAATTGAGTCTGTTTAAAAAGGCAATATTTAGAAGGATCTTCACAAATGCAATTAAAGCCAATTAACCAACAGGTAGTCGCCGTAGTTGGTGCTTCAAGTGGTATAGGGCGGGAAACAGCGCTCCAGTTTGCTGCACGAGGTGCAAAGGTAGTAGTATCTGCTCGTAGCAAGTCTGGGTTAGATTCCTTAGTGGATGAAATACAACGCTCTGGTGGAGAAGCTGTGGCTGTTGTTGCAGATGTAGCAGATTTCCAGCAGGTAAAAGCGATCGCAGATTATACAATCGAGCAATACGGACGACTTGATACTTGGGTTCATGCTGCTGCTACTGGCATTCTCGCGCAATTTGACCAAATCACACCAGAAGAGTTTAAGCGAGTTATTGATGTTAACTTGATGGGGCAAGTATATGGGGCAATGGCGGCGTTACCTCATCTCAAGCGTGAAGGGCGGGGAGCTTTAATTCATATATCCTCAATGGAGGGAGTGCGATCGCTACCTCTACAAAGCGCCTATTGTGCATCAAAACACGGGGTTGAAGGCTTCATAGAATCTCTGCGTGTAGAGCTTGCACATGAGAAGTTTCCGATTAGCGTTACAAGTATCAAACCAGCAGTAGTTAACACACCATACTACAACAAGGTTCGCACTAAGCTAGGCGTTAAGCCGACAGGGATACCGCCTTATTACGAAGCGGGTTTGGTTGCTGATGCGATTCTTTATGTGGCTGAACATCCCACTCGTGACTTTATTGTGGGTGATGTGGGTAGAATCTTGGATGTGTTACAGCGACTCTCACCGGAATTGGTAGATGCGCTGTTGCTATTGGTAGGTTTTCCAGGGCAGCGCACACCAGAACCGAAGTCAGAAGCGGCTCCAGATAATGTTTTTGAGCCGATTGAGGGTTACAACAAAGTTGAGGGAGATTTTGGTCACTTGGTGATACCAAGCATCACTGATTGGTTAGATAAAAATCCACTTTTGAAGTGGGGTGCTGTTACCAGTACGGCATTAGGCGCGTTGGCATTGTTTAATGCGTATATCTCAAATTCCAATCCTGATGGTTTTTAAAATGTAGTTGTAAAAAAGGGGCAGATGCGATCGCAAATCCTTGCGAAGTGCAGAGGCGATGTCTACGAAGGGTTACGCCCACGCCGTTTTTTATTAGATCATTGATCGCAAATGAAAGGTGCTAACCCTAGAACCCTTGTAGAGACGTTGTATACAACGTCTCTACATTCTTTTTTGGATAAGTTTATTAATTTAACTATAAATTCCCAGACTTACCTGCCTCTATAATCAATTTTTATGGAGTTATCAATAACAGGAATTCTATTAATGTCAGAAAATCCCCAGGTAAGTTGTCAAGTTCCTCCTAATTGGAAGGCAAAGATTGAACGTTTAGCGGTCTTGAGGGGAAAAACACCACAAGAAATAATTTATGAAGCGTTAGGACAATATCTAGGTGAAGAGCAAAGTACTAATGAAACTCGTTTTAACACCTTAGAAGTAGAAGTGTCTTCGCTCAATACAAATATAGCTTCGTTAACCTGTACAGTTAAAGATTTACAACAAAGATTGGTTACTGCTGCTTCTATTATTAGCATTCCTGAAACTAAATCAATTACACCCCAACAAAGGCTTCCAAACGTTAACTCACTGTACCAGGAAGATCTTGAAGATGAACCTGATGAAATTCTTTATGAATTTATCGATCCAAAAGATAGATACCCTCAGTAAAATCCTTCCTGTAATTTGTCAACGAGATCAAATAGCTTGGTAACATAGCTAAAATCCCCCTAAAAATATAAGCATTGTTCTATGCCAATCATCACGGTTAGGGAACAGCAGCCAACCGCAACGGGGTTTCAGGCAATTTTAGAGTTTGATGGGACAGAAAACCAGATAGGGGTTGCTGACCCTTTTACACTAGCAGAAGAACAGTGCTTAGAGTGGTATTTTGAAGAATGGCTGATGTTTCCTTTAATTGATAAAGTAAAAGCGGAACAAGCCAGGGAAAGCGTCAACAACTACGGTCAAAGGTTATTCAAGCAAGTTTTTAAAAGTAATATTGATGCTTATGCTGAATATCGGCAGTTCAGAAACAATCTGAGCCTGGTACAGATTGAAATTGCCGGTAAAACCCCAAAGTTTCAGGCTTTGCACTGGGAAGCGATGCAAGATCCAGATTTACCTCGACCTTTGGCGGTTGATTGCGTCATGGTGCAGAAGCAGATCCAACCTGTAGCAGTAAAAGCGAATGTGCAATCATCGCCAGTTATTAATTTATTGGTGGTGACAGCGCGACCAGATGAAGAAAATGATATAGGTTATCGAACAATTCCTCGACCTTTGATTGAAGTGATTCAAAATAGTCAGTTGCTACCCGCTATGCGTTTTAGCCGTAGACGACCTACCCCTGTCTGGATCAAAGAATTAACAGGTAATTTACTTTCAAGTCATACATGGAAAATCAATCTACTCCACAGTTAGAACTAATGGGTTCGCGCCAGTTTACCGACTGGTTAGCAGAACAGCGAGTCAGTCTGGCATTTACCACCTATCAAACAGGGAAACTATTTTTAATTGGCTTGCAACCAGAGGGGCGACTATCCATCTTTGAGCGCACATTCAATCGCTGTATGGGTTTATGGGGCAGTCCTGATCGCCTTTACATGAGTTCGCTATATCAATTGTGGCGGTTTGAAAACATCTTAGAAACAGGACAAATTCATCAGGGGTACGATCGCCTCTACGTCCCCCAAGTTGGTTACACCACAGGCGATATAGATACTCACGATATCGCCGTAGATGATAGTGGTCAAGTAATTTTTATTAGTACCCTATTTAGCTGCATAGCTACCATCAGCGAGAAATACAGCTTTGTTCCCTTGTGGCAACCACCGTTTATTTCCAAACTGGCTGCGGAAGATCGCTGTCATCTTAATGGTATGGCAATGAAACAAGGTCATCCTGCCTACGTTACGGCGGTTAGTCAAACTGACGTTGCTGATGGTTGGCGCGATCGCAGGCAAAATGGAGGCTGTGTTATTGATGTAGAAAGTAAAGAAGTGATAGTTTCTGGACTCTCCATGCCACATTCGCCTCGGTGGTATCGAAACCAGTTGTGGGTACTAAATTCTGGCACTGGTTACTTAGGAACGATTGACATCAACAGTGGTAAGTTTGAACCCGTAACCTTTTGCCCTGGATATCTGCGGGGACTATCATTTCTCAATGATTTTGCCATCGTAGGGTTATCAAGACCGCGACATAATAAAACATTTTCTGGTTTAGCTTTAGATGACAACCTAGCAGCAAAAGATGCAGAGGCGCGTTGCGGGTTGCAAATCATCGATCTGCGAACTGGAGATATAGTTCACTGGTTGCGGATTGAAGGAATTGTCGAAGAACTTTATGATGTGGTAGTGCTACCAGAAGTTCGTCGTCCGATGGCTTTTGGATTCAAGTCTGAC comes from Oculatellaceae cyanobacterium and encodes:
- a CDS encoding DUF4336 domain-containing protein, with protein sequence MDIQQNQPSLQPQDHPKDWSWRFWPVVPLYPYGRRRTICREIVKNTIWTFDQIQGILYTIVPIRMTVVKLFSGGLLVYAPVAPTPECIRLVKELVAVHGDVKYIILPTSSGLEHKVFVGPFARYFTQAQVFVAPSQWSFPFNLPLSWLGFPKNRTHLLPVDSNQAPFASEFDYAVLDINLGRGSFVEVAMFHKNSHTLLVTDSVISVSEDPPAITQLDSYPLLFHARDNASEIIADNATNRRKGWQRISLFAVYFSPSALEMTKFGQALRDAFKAPNRSIKAYFGLFPFRWKENWKESFDALRGGGRLFVAPILQTLILPQAPMKVINWASQVASWDFNQIIPCHFDAPIAANPREFRQAFTFLEKNNERSENPPLPEVDCKFIQELEANLLKLGIATPQKDKV
- a CDS encoding SDR family oxidoreductase, encoding MQLKPINQQVVAVVGASSGIGRETALQFAARGAKVVVSARSKSGLDSLVDEIQRSGGEAVAVVADVADFQQVKAIADYTIEQYGRLDTWVHAAATGILAQFDQITPEEFKRVIDVNLMGQVYGAMAALPHLKREGRGALIHISSMEGVRSLPLQSAYCASKHGVEGFIESLRVELAHEKFPISVTSIKPAVVNTPYYNKVRTKLGVKPTGIPPYYEAGLVADAILYVAEHPTRDFIVGDVGRILDVLQRLSPELVDALLLLVGFPGQRTPEPKSEAAPDNVFEPIEGYNKVEGDFGHLVIPSITDWLDKNPLLKWGAVTSTALGALALFNAYISNSNPDGF
- a CDS encoding TIGR03032 family protein → MENQSTPQLELMGSRQFTDWLAEQRVSLAFTTYQTGKLFLIGLQPEGRLSIFERTFNRCMGLWGSPDRLYMSSLYQLWRFENILETGQIHQGYDRLYVPQVGYTTGDIDTHDIAVDDSGQVIFISTLFSCIATISEKYSFVPLWQPPFISKLAAEDRCHLNGMAMKQGHPAYVTAVSQTDVADGWRDRRQNGGCVIDVESKEVIVSGLSMPHSPRWYRNQLWVLNSGTGYLGTIDINSGKFEPVTFCPGYLRGLSFLNDFAIVGLSRPRHNKTFSGLALDDNLAAKDAEARCGLQIIDLRTGDIVHWLRIEGIVEELYDVVVLPEVRRPMAFGFKSDEIRRTITIGSV